One stretch of Harpia harpyja isolate bHarHar1 chromosome 17, bHarHar1 primary haplotype, whole genome shotgun sequence DNA includes these proteins:
- the EXPH5 gene encoding exophilin-5 isoform X1, translated as MTAAPRGPDLSFLKEEEARAIFQVLQRDSELRRAEKDRVSKLLKRKNAETGLQGVTGEWFEEIQRKKFQNYIDVNRMLKPPLEHQLRNRKNTDNKELKMSSRTNPQAQKNTSASFLGFRSPFAWLFSFRKSRKNQTQKQPRYDNSASSSSKAEEMATAEMCHSPMSTETSSHSFDANQNEMMEKSTQEWNEQLEKEVFSVLNDLDDQLAQEQAQDPLDRTVSTSNASNVQYSSGFPTLKRQTVSRGQHRNDWSDMPSTFFPDGLRTIRAKDEHKIFIRPRKLHSAYINWHQTAFQEDYKYGDPVDGNSCLLSSRMSSVSFGRSSEGSLYPPSITQNSGFRHKSCMNRDTAGRSYSVCSLQRCPSLVSSDQLSASSLQYPFTRESNNGFLPRFGRQNPKRIPLSSIVWNNTTDSPGQTSTQEKMFRTQSLTEFHATDHGRYPSSLQETKKYSCYHSKHHYRRSISSSNCFSRVSCPDKATSPLSLDNWENYPLYKSENNLSRSYYRDISSHGKLYANEKNSYGRKDSYPSWADIPQYYSDEAFISPDASFEVIMANLNDQQWAHTKNAKCGSRHLQNDFHMYSPENTNIKRITRSANRTFSEVTEGCQPWLSCNSSVSSSSIRTDESVFPNSEDQTKPIGLNRNSVIVTQRNTKADFTQLEKVAGMKLPGEDLPLQSVSQQADTNYINTQSFPSNSLASAMLQSDASLFNTRSKRQTQITARGDTAKMYTSNGDKRNVQMKENNCPPNSVFSQPPCILPADESRKEPFLPSEKEQEHNLHYAAKRESIKQDNQSAEAINQATPKRQSSLLNVASAPSTEKLANCQGMLSCPPECSSSSSQSSPQALSYKHISKCLGTLTSSSVNCTVTESQGEGGKTAQVSRIGVNKKISQKTLQNTSTLVTKDSNGQFTTSSPQNGNSGNIYMHSFDGDPKTSEHSLSYFCLEKESGKIRSNSPCIERLHKQDSLLRHTSSCSITGSPSRNSLKSPDPLVIYYTLPRKSASIAGSIMSDTPISLPRESRTTYDCLRSETPCRADAFCSKKRDVSCLDSKHSFLTSASLNAATSNKDYPSPLTKSPNDSVSSSTSVELTDRCKHLSRRESSVVSDCKERGNFLQKYKTTSTFTVCVDEDHVKYHELVSIYYTLPRRHSRTFCNLFRDNSEDADLPCPKENAQSPRIQNKKNEGHVSLANVFFPSTLEKEVPSYSSDEASSALVTPQNLGTAADSEEENSHLSPSSEKICTSKSVSMVPSGKDGSADLSLAENVLSDMVTKEISFGGPQSTAIVAKSGKAMSDASSSQNTEICLKEKKDILQTATPLMSTLSTLPKPGRRLENPLYSTSTNKNIIQKGNSENCRQPLKVNTNKNLNSLLLHPEEKSSLGRNSNTECADVPLPPAEDTYRDSTEVKQRVNFLHQTTPLYNNKCSGLQLRADSSRKNANYLNSCSKVLSESQNKASEVSTVSSADPLLQLDEVVSTDTDELKKSKIKKEQNSQSTRMGKDNSGFQESERYSEGSLNINCKDKVLRVTQDQKRTEGAEDENKLLSDCTRDKVKDIEKRKNRPSIKNKLAAVYKTSRKFSSKNLPPKPHISNIFSQNNGSATSLEVNVSLDSLISIDPHQPFLQLDNENQNHSLDPDKNTPRPRTAENKKTENRNDPSFLVNSNWKCFTSSYTQKEATSPRKTAVKVENMPSLTTLFPDKTVTTRNKNSQTSDLRLESKSQPISPSATTSDPLDDEKRRASSRACSPSLPLLTDKNSNTYVNSCLQADTCPEQNLTSWTVLGRCQNTCQSASLKNANLHSHQLRKSHAKSQRERHLSESICARDSCETFALGSNILTKDGIHGRRFKSYSELLSCDENENWASDDEKCYSARNLMYPSVEFGIFGKEQQLAFLENIKRSLTEGRLWRPCLLNNPGALRDRETPSIKRAELLSSSSAESKMSSAASSPREPTDIYREDPAAYSDSDSDTTTDDEYYLDEIDKESEL; from the exons GAATGCTGAAACAGGGCTACAAGGAGTGACTGGAGAATGGtttgaagaaatacaaagaaaaaaatttcagaattacATTGATGTCAATAGAATGCTAAAACCACCATTAGAGCACCAGCTAAGGAACAGGAAAAACACTG ataataaagaattaaaaatgtcaTCCCGCACAAATCCTCAAGCACAAAAGAACACTTCAGCTTCCTTTCTGGGGTTCAGATCACCGTTTGCTTGGCTTTTCTCCTTTAGAAAATCAAGGAAAAACCAGACTCAGAAGCAACCACG ATATGACAATTCTGCTAGCTCATCTTCGAAAGCGGAAGAAATGGCAACG GCTGAAATGTGTCATTCCCCAATGTCAACTGAAACAAGTAGTCATTCTTTTGatgcaaaccaaaatgaaatgatGGAGAAAAGTACACAGGAATGGAATGAACAGCTAGAGAAGGAGGTTTTCAGTG ttcTAAATGATCTGGATGACCAGCTGGCCCAGGAACAAGCCCAAGACCCATTGGACAGGACAGTTTCTACTAGCAATGCATCAAATGTCCAATACAGTAGTGGATTCCCTACTTTAAAGAGGCAGACTGTTAGTAGGGGGCAACACAGAAATGACTGGAGTGACATGCCTAGCACATTTTTCCCAGATGGACTGAGAACAATAAGAGCCAAAGATGAACACAAGATTTTCATCAGACCAAGGAAATTACACAGTGCATATATAAACTGGCACCAGACAGCCTTTCAAGAAGATTACAAATATGGTGATCCAGTCGATGGAAATTCTTGTCTGCTAAGCAGCAGGATGTCTTCCGTTTCTTTTGGACGGTCTTCAGAAGGTAGCTTATATCCTCCTTCCATAACACAGAACAGCGGATTTAGGCACAAGAGTTGTATGAACAGGGATACTGCTGGCAGAAGTTACTCTGTATGTTCCCTTCAGAGATGTCCATCATTAGTATCTTCTGACCAGCTATCAGCATCTAGTTTACAATATCCGTTCACAAGGGAGAGCAACAATGGTTTTTTACCAAGGTTTGGTCGACAGAACCCAAAGAGAATTCCTCTGTCTTCTATTGTATGGAACAACACAACAGACTCTCCTGGACAAACATCAActcaagaaaaaatgtttagaacCCAATCACTGACGGAGTTTCATGCTACGGACCATGGTAGATATCCTAGTTCTTTGCAAGAAACCAAGAAATACTCATGTTACCACTCAAAACACCACTACAGAAGATCTATTTCAAGCAGTAATTGCTTTAGTAGAGTTAGTTGCCCTGACAAAGCTACTTCTCCATTGTCCCTTGATAATTGGGAAAATTATCCTTTatacaaatcagaaaataatCTCTCTAGATCCTACTATAGAGACATTTCTTCTCATGGTAAGTtgtatgcaaatgaaaaaaattcttatggaAGAAAAGACAGCTATCCTTCTTGGGCTGATATTCCTCAGTACTACAGTGATGAAGCGTTTATTTCCCCTGATGCCAGCTTTGAAGTGATTATGGCTAATTTAAATGACCAGCAGTGGGCACATACAAAGAATGCCAAGTGTGGTTCACGGCACCTGCAGAATGATTTTCACATGTATTCTCCAGAAAATACGAATATCAAAAGGATAACAAGAAGTGCAAATAGAACTTTTTCAGAAGTCACTGAGGGCTGTCAGCCTTGGCTAAGTTGTAACTCTTCAGTTTCTTCGTCTAGTATCAGAACTGATGAGTCAGTCTTTCCTAATTCAGAGGACCAAACAAAACCTATAGGACTGAACAGGAATTCAGTCATCGTTACCCAAAGAAATACTAAGGCAGACTTTACACAACTAGAAAAGGTTGCAGGTATGAAACTGCCAGGTGAAGACTTGCCGTTACAGTCAGTTTCTCAACAAGCAGATACAAACTACATCAACACCCAGAGTTTTCCCTCTAATAGCCTTGCTTCTGCCATGTTGCAAAGTGATGCATCTCTCTTTAACACGAGATCAAAGAGACAAACCCAAATCACTGCCAGAGGAGATACTGCAAAAATGTATACATCAAATGGTGATAAAAGAAATGtacaaatgaaggaaaacaattgCCCACCCAACAGTGTGTTTAGTCAGCCTCCCTGTATTTTGCCAGCTGATGAGAGCAGGAAGGAACCTTTCCTTCCAAGTGAGAAGGAACAGGAACATAATCTGCATTACGCAGCAAAAAGAGAGAGCATTAAACAGGATAATCAGAGTGCAGAAGCCATTAACCAAGCTACTCCAAAGAGGCAGTCCTCACTGCTGAATGTTGCTTCTGCTCCATCCACTGAAAAATTAGCAAACTGCCAAGGCATGTTGTCCTGTCCTCCTGAATGTTCATCTAGCTCCTCACAAAGTTCTCCACAAGCACTTTCTTATAAACACATTTCTAAATGTTTAGGAACGCTAACTAGTTCTTCAGTAAATTGCACAGTTACTGAATCTCAAGGAGAAGGTGGAAAAACAGCTCAAGTGAGCAGAATAGGTGTTAACAAAAAGATTTCacagaaaacactgcaaaataCAAGCACTTTAGTTACTAAGGACTCTAATGGACAATTCACTACTAGTTCTCCACAAAATGGAAattctggaaatatttatatgcatagCTTTGATGGAGACCCCAAGACCTCTGAACATAGTTTAAGTTATTTTTGCCTAGAAAAAGAAAGCGGAAAAATAAGGAGTAATTCACCTTGTATTGAAAGGCTTCACAAGCAAGACAGCTTGCTGAGACAtaccagcagctgcagcattacTGGCTCCCCTAGCAGAAACAGCCTTAAATCTCCTGACCCGCTTGTTATTTATTACACTTTGCCTAGAAAATCAGCTAGCATTGCTGGTAGTATTATGTCAGATACGCCCATCTCTTTACCTAGAGAAAGTAGAACAACATACGATTGTTTAAGGTCTGAAACTCCATGTAGAGCTGATGCCTTTTGTTCTAAGAAAAGAGATGTGTCTTGTTTAGACTCAAAACATTCCTTTTTAACATCAGCATCATTAAATGCTGCTACAAGTAACAAAGATTACCCCAGTCCTTTAACCAAAAGTCCTAATGATTCAGTAAGTAGTAGTACATCAGTTGAACTGACAGACAGATGTAAACATCTAAGCAGAAGAGAATCCTCTGTGGTTTCAGATTGTAAGGAGAGGGGAAATTTTTTGCAGAAATATAAAACTACAAGCACATTTACAGTTTGTGTTGATGAAGATCATGTCAAGTATCATGAACTAGTTTCAATTTATTACACATTACCACGAAGGCATTCAAGAACATTTTGTAACCTCTTTAGAGATAATTCAGAGGATGCAGATTTACCTTGTCCCAAAGAAAATGCTCAGTCACCAAgaatacaaaacaagaaaaatgaaggtcATGTGAGTttagcaaatgtttttttccccagtactttGGAAAAAGAGGTGCCTTCATATTCATCTGACGAAGCATCTTCCGCTCTGGTCACACCTCAGAACTTAGGAACTGCTGCTGATAGTGAAGAAGAGAATTCCCACTTATCTCCTAGCTCTGAGAAGATATGTACTTCAAAGTCAGTGAGTATGGTACCTAGTGGGAAAGATGGTTCAGCAGATCTTTCATTAGCAGAAAATGTGCTTTCAGACATGGTgacaaaagaaatttcttttggTGGTCCACAATCCACTGCAATAGTGGCTAAGTCAGGTAAGGCCATGTCTGATGCTTCAAGCagccaaaatacagaaatatgtctaaaagaaaagaaggacATTTTACAAACAGCCACACCGCTGATGTCCACTTTATCAACCCTTCCCAAGCCAGGCAGACGTTTAGAGAATCCTTTGTATTCTActtcaacaaataaaaatattatacaGAAGGGAAACTCTGAAAACTGCCGTCAGCCCCTTAAAGTGAACACCAATAAAAATCTGAACAGTTTACTCCTCCACCCAGAAGAGAAGAGTTCCCTTGGAAGGAACAGTAACACAGAATGTGCTGATGTGCCACTTCCTCCTGCGGAAGACACGTACAGGGATAGTACCGAAGTCAAACAGAGAGTAAACTTCCTACACCAAACCACCCCTCTGTATAATAATAAATGTAGTGGACTGCAATTAAGGGCTGACAGTtcaagaaaaaatgcaaattatttaaaCTCTTGTAGCAAAGTGCTTTCAGAGTCTCAGAACAAAGCATCTGAGGTAAGCACAGTTTCCAGTGCTGATCCATTACTTCAGCTAGATGAAGTGGTTAGCACAGATACAGATGAATTAAAgaaatcaaaaattaaaaaagagcaaaactcACAGAGTACTCGGATGGGTAAAGATAATAGTGGTTTTCAGGAATCAGAGAGGTACAGTGAAGGCAGCCTGAACATTAACTGTAAAGATAAAGTCCTCAGGGTTACACAAGATCAGAAGAGAACAGAGGGTGCAGAAGATGAGAACAAGCTTCTCTCTGACTGCACAAGAGACAAAGTCAAAGatatagaaaaaaggaaaaacagaccttcaattaaaaataaacttgcagCTGTTTACAAAACAAGTCGaaaattttcaagtaaaaatttACCCCCCAAACCGCATATAAGTAACATATTTTCACAGAACAACGGAAGTGCCACTTCTTTGGAGGTCAACGTGTCCCTTGACTCATTGATTTCAATAGATCCCCATCAGCCATTCCTGCAGTTGGACAATGAAAATCAGAATCACAGTCTGGACCCTGACAAGAATACGCCAAGACCAAGAACAGCTGAGAATAAGAAGACTGAAAATCGGAATGATCCTTCTTTCCTTGTTAATAGCAATTGGAAGTGTTTTACAAGCTCGTACACCCAGAAGGAAGCCACCAGTCCCAGAAAAACTGCGGTGAAAGTGGAAAATATGCCAAGTCTTACAACCCTATTTCCAGATAAAACGGTAACCACAAGAAATAAGAATTCCCAAACATCTGATCTCAGGTTAGAAAGCAAAAGCCAGCCCATCTCCCCCAGTGCTACTACATCAGACCCACTGGATGATGAGAAAAGAAGAGCTAGCAGTCGTGCCTGCAGTCCATCCTTGCCACTTCTAACTGACAAAAACTCAAACACATATGTAAATAGCTGCTTGCAGGCAGACACATGTCCAGAACAAAACTTGACTTCCTGGACAGTGCTTGGTCGGTGTCAAAATACCTGTCAGTCTGCTAGCTTAAAAAATGCTAACTTGCATAGCCATCAGTTGCGCAAGAGTCATGCCAAAAGTCAGCGTGAGCGTCACCTTTCTGAGAGTATTTGTGCTCGAGATTCCTGTGAGACCTTCGCCTTGGGAAGCAATATTCTAACAAAAGATGGTATACATGGGAGGAGATTTAAATCTTACTCAGAGCTGTTGTCTtgtgatgaaaatgaaaactgggCATCGGACGATGAAAAATGTTACAGCGCTAGGAATTTGATGTATCCTTCGGTTGAATTTGGTATATTTGGCAAAGAACAACAGTTGGCTTTCCTGGAAAATATCAAGAGGTCACTCACAGAAGGGCGATTATGGAGACCTTGTCTTCTTAATAACCCTGGTGCTCTCAGAGATAGAGAGACCCCTTCTATAAAAAGGGCTGAGCTTTTGAGCTCAAGTTCTGCTGAGAGCAAAATGTCATCGGCTGCTTCATCCCCCCGAGAGCCGACTGATATCTATCGGGAAGACCCAGCAGCTTATTCGGACTCAGACAGTGATACCACTACCGATGATGAATACTACCTAGATGAGATAGATAAAGAATCGGAGCTATGA
- the EXPH5 gene encoding exophilin-5 isoform X3: MATAEMCHSPMSTETSSHSFDANQNEMMEKSTQEWNEQLEKEVFSVLNDLDDQLAQEQAQDPLDRTVSTSNASNVQYSSGFPTLKRQTVSRGQHRNDWSDMPSTFFPDGLRTIRAKDEHKIFIRPRKLHSAYINWHQTAFQEDYKYGDPVDGNSCLLSSRMSSVSFGRSSEGSLYPPSITQNSGFRHKSCMNRDTAGRSYSVCSLQRCPSLVSSDQLSASSLQYPFTRESNNGFLPRFGRQNPKRIPLSSIVWNNTTDSPGQTSTQEKMFRTQSLTEFHATDHGRYPSSLQETKKYSCYHSKHHYRRSISSSNCFSRVSCPDKATSPLSLDNWENYPLYKSENNLSRSYYRDISSHGKLYANEKNSYGRKDSYPSWADIPQYYSDEAFISPDASFEVIMANLNDQQWAHTKNAKCGSRHLQNDFHMYSPENTNIKRITRSANRTFSEVTEGCQPWLSCNSSVSSSSIRTDESVFPNSEDQTKPIGLNRNSVIVTQRNTKADFTQLEKVAGMKLPGEDLPLQSVSQQADTNYINTQSFPSNSLASAMLQSDASLFNTRSKRQTQITARGDTAKMYTSNGDKRNVQMKENNCPPNSVFSQPPCILPADESRKEPFLPSEKEQEHNLHYAAKRESIKQDNQSAEAINQATPKRQSSLLNVASAPSTEKLANCQGMLSCPPECSSSSSQSSPQALSYKHISKCLGTLTSSSVNCTVTESQGEGGKTAQVSRIGVNKKISQKTLQNTSTLVTKDSNGQFTTSSPQNGNSGNIYMHSFDGDPKTSEHSLSYFCLEKESGKIRSNSPCIERLHKQDSLLRHTSSCSITGSPSRNSLKSPDPLVIYYTLPRKSASIAGSIMSDTPISLPRESRTTYDCLRSETPCRADAFCSKKRDVSCLDSKHSFLTSASLNAATSNKDYPSPLTKSPNDSVSSSTSVELTDRCKHLSRRESSVVSDCKERGNFLQKYKTTSTFTVCVDEDHVKYHELVSIYYTLPRRHSRTFCNLFRDNSEDADLPCPKENAQSPRIQNKKNEGHVSLANVFFPSTLEKEVPSYSSDEASSALVTPQNLGTAADSEEENSHLSPSSEKICTSKSVSMVPSGKDGSADLSLAENVLSDMVTKEISFGGPQSTAIVAKSGKAMSDASSSQNTEICLKEKKDILQTATPLMSTLSTLPKPGRRLENPLYSTSTNKNIIQKGNSENCRQPLKVNTNKNLNSLLLHPEEKSSLGRNSNTECADVPLPPAEDTYRDSTEVKQRVNFLHQTTPLYNNKCSGLQLRADSSRKNANYLNSCSKVLSESQNKASEVSTVSSADPLLQLDEVVSTDTDELKKSKIKKEQNSQSTRMGKDNSGFQESERYSEGSLNINCKDKVLRVTQDQKRTEGAEDENKLLSDCTRDKVKDIEKRKNRPSIKNKLAAVYKTSRKFSSKNLPPKPHISNIFSQNNGSATSLEVNVSLDSLISIDPHQPFLQLDNENQNHSLDPDKNTPRPRTAENKKTENRNDPSFLVNSNWKCFTSSYTQKEATSPRKTAVKVENMPSLTTLFPDKTVTTRNKNSQTSDLRLESKSQPISPSATTSDPLDDEKRRASSRACSPSLPLLTDKNSNTYVNSCLQADTCPEQNLTSWTVLGRCQNTCQSASLKNANLHSHQLRKSHAKSQRERHLSESICARDSCETFALGSNILTKDGIHGRRFKSYSELLSCDENENWASDDEKCYSARNLMYPSVEFGIFGKEQQLAFLENIKRSLTEGRLWRPCLLNNPGALRDRETPSIKRAELLSSSSAESKMSSAASSPREPTDIYREDPAAYSDSDSDTTTDDEYYLDEIDKESEL, from the exons ATGGCAACG GCTGAAATGTGTCATTCCCCAATGTCAACTGAAACAAGTAGTCATTCTTTTGatgcaaaccaaaatgaaatgatGGAGAAAAGTACACAGGAATGGAATGAACAGCTAGAGAAGGAGGTTTTCAGTG ttcTAAATGATCTGGATGACCAGCTGGCCCAGGAACAAGCCCAAGACCCATTGGACAGGACAGTTTCTACTAGCAATGCATCAAATGTCCAATACAGTAGTGGATTCCCTACTTTAAAGAGGCAGACTGTTAGTAGGGGGCAACACAGAAATGACTGGAGTGACATGCCTAGCACATTTTTCCCAGATGGACTGAGAACAATAAGAGCCAAAGATGAACACAAGATTTTCATCAGACCAAGGAAATTACACAGTGCATATATAAACTGGCACCAGACAGCCTTTCAAGAAGATTACAAATATGGTGATCCAGTCGATGGAAATTCTTGTCTGCTAAGCAGCAGGATGTCTTCCGTTTCTTTTGGACGGTCTTCAGAAGGTAGCTTATATCCTCCTTCCATAACACAGAACAGCGGATTTAGGCACAAGAGTTGTATGAACAGGGATACTGCTGGCAGAAGTTACTCTGTATGTTCCCTTCAGAGATGTCCATCATTAGTATCTTCTGACCAGCTATCAGCATCTAGTTTACAATATCCGTTCACAAGGGAGAGCAACAATGGTTTTTTACCAAGGTTTGGTCGACAGAACCCAAAGAGAATTCCTCTGTCTTCTATTGTATGGAACAACACAACAGACTCTCCTGGACAAACATCAActcaagaaaaaatgtttagaacCCAATCACTGACGGAGTTTCATGCTACGGACCATGGTAGATATCCTAGTTCTTTGCAAGAAACCAAGAAATACTCATGTTACCACTCAAAACACCACTACAGAAGATCTATTTCAAGCAGTAATTGCTTTAGTAGAGTTAGTTGCCCTGACAAAGCTACTTCTCCATTGTCCCTTGATAATTGGGAAAATTATCCTTTatacaaatcagaaaataatCTCTCTAGATCCTACTATAGAGACATTTCTTCTCATGGTAAGTtgtatgcaaatgaaaaaaattcttatggaAGAAAAGACAGCTATCCTTCTTGGGCTGATATTCCTCAGTACTACAGTGATGAAGCGTTTATTTCCCCTGATGCCAGCTTTGAAGTGATTATGGCTAATTTAAATGACCAGCAGTGGGCACATACAAAGAATGCCAAGTGTGGTTCACGGCACCTGCAGAATGATTTTCACATGTATTCTCCAGAAAATACGAATATCAAAAGGATAACAAGAAGTGCAAATAGAACTTTTTCAGAAGTCACTGAGGGCTGTCAGCCTTGGCTAAGTTGTAACTCTTCAGTTTCTTCGTCTAGTATCAGAACTGATGAGTCAGTCTTTCCTAATTCAGAGGACCAAACAAAACCTATAGGACTGAACAGGAATTCAGTCATCGTTACCCAAAGAAATACTAAGGCAGACTTTACACAACTAGAAAAGGTTGCAGGTATGAAACTGCCAGGTGAAGACTTGCCGTTACAGTCAGTTTCTCAACAAGCAGATACAAACTACATCAACACCCAGAGTTTTCCCTCTAATAGCCTTGCTTCTGCCATGTTGCAAAGTGATGCATCTCTCTTTAACACGAGATCAAAGAGACAAACCCAAATCACTGCCAGAGGAGATACTGCAAAAATGTATACATCAAATGGTGATAAAAGAAATGtacaaatgaaggaaaacaattgCCCACCCAACAGTGTGTTTAGTCAGCCTCCCTGTATTTTGCCAGCTGATGAGAGCAGGAAGGAACCTTTCCTTCCAAGTGAGAAGGAACAGGAACATAATCTGCATTACGCAGCAAAAAGAGAGAGCATTAAACAGGATAATCAGAGTGCAGAAGCCATTAACCAAGCTACTCCAAAGAGGCAGTCCTCACTGCTGAATGTTGCTTCTGCTCCATCCACTGAAAAATTAGCAAACTGCCAAGGCATGTTGTCCTGTCCTCCTGAATGTTCATCTAGCTCCTCACAAAGTTCTCCACAAGCACTTTCTTATAAACACATTTCTAAATGTTTAGGAACGCTAACTAGTTCTTCAGTAAATTGCACAGTTACTGAATCTCAAGGAGAAGGTGGAAAAACAGCTCAAGTGAGCAGAATAGGTGTTAACAAAAAGATTTCacagaaaacactgcaaaataCAAGCACTTTAGTTACTAAGGACTCTAATGGACAATTCACTACTAGTTCTCCACAAAATGGAAattctggaaatatttatatgcatagCTTTGATGGAGACCCCAAGACCTCTGAACATAGTTTAAGTTATTTTTGCCTAGAAAAAGAAAGCGGAAAAATAAGGAGTAATTCACCTTGTATTGAAAGGCTTCACAAGCAAGACAGCTTGCTGAGACAtaccagcagctgcagcattacTGGCTCCCCTAGCAGAAACAGCCTTAAATCTCCTGACCCGCTTGTTATTTATTACACTTTGCCTAGAAAATCAGCTAGCATTGCTGGTAGTATTATGTCAGATACGCCCATCTCTTTACCTAGAGAAAGTAGAACAACATACGATTGTTTAAGGTCTGAAACTCCATGTAGAGCTGATGCCTTTTGTTCTAAGAAAAGAGATGTGTCTTGTTTAGACTCAAAACATTCCTTTTTAACATCAGCATCATTAAATGCTGCTACAAGTAACAAAGATTACCCCAGTCCTTTAACCAAAAGTCCTAATGATTCAGTAAGTAGTAGTACATCAGTTGAACTGACAGACAGATGTAAACATCTAAGCAGAAGAGAATCCTCTGTGGTTTCAGATTGTAAGGAGAGGGGAAATTTTTTGCAGAAATATAAAACTACAAGCACATTTACAGTTTGTGTTGATGAAGATCATGTCAAGTATCATGAACTAGTTTCAATTTATTACACATTACCACGAAGGCATTCAAGAACATTTTGTAACCTCTTTAGAGATAATTCAGAGGATGCAGATTTACCTTGTCCCAAAGAAAATGCTCAGTCACCAAgaatacaaaacaagaaaaatgaaggtcATGTGAGTttagcaaatgtttttttccccagtactttGGAAAAAGAGGTGCCTTCATATTCATCTGACGAAGCATCTTCCGCTCTGGTCACACCTCAGAACTTAGGAACTGCTGCTGATAGTGAAGAAGAGAATTCCCACTTATCTCCTAGCTCTGAGAAGATATGTACTTCAAAGTCAGTGAGTATGGTACCTAGTGGGAAAGATGGTTCAGCAGATCTTTCATTAGCAGAAAATGTGCTTTCAGACATGGTgacaaaagaaatttcttttggTGGTCCACAATCCACTGCAATAGTGGCTAAGTCAGGTAAGGCCATGTCTGATGCTTCAAGCagccaaaatacagaaatatgtctaaaagaaaagaaggacATTTTACAAACAGCCACACCGCTGATGTCCACTTTATCAACCCTTCCCAAGCCAGGCAGACGTTTAGAGAATCCTTTGTATTCTActtcaacaaataaaaatattatacaGAAGGGAAACTCTGAAAACTGCCGTCAGCCCCTTAAAGTGAACACCAATAAAAATCTGAACAGTTTACTCCTCCACCCAGAAGAGAAGAGTTCCCTTGGAAGGAACAGTAACACAGAATGTGCTGATGTGCCACTTCCTCCTGCGGAAGACACGTACAGGGATAGTACCGAAGTCAAACAGAGAGTAAACTTCCTACACCAAACCACCCCTCTGTATAATAATAAATGTAGTGGACTGCAATTAAGGGCTGACAGTtcaagaaaaaatgcaaattatttaaaCTCTTGTAGCAAAGTGCTTTCAGAGTCTCAGAACAAAGCATCTGAGGTAAGCACAGTTTCCAGTGCTGATCCATTACTTCAGCTAGATGAAGTGGTTAGCACAGATACAGATGAATTAAAgaaatcaaaaattaaaaaagagcaaaactcACAGAGTACTCGGATGGGTAAAGATAATAGTGGTTTTCAGGAATCAGAGAGGTACAGTGAAGGCAGCCTGAACATTAACTGTAAAGATAAAGTCCTCAGGGTTACACAAGATCAGAAGAGAACAGAGGGTGCAGAAGATGAGAACAAGCTTCTCTCTGACTGCACAAGAGACAAAGTCAAAGatatagaaaaaaggaaaaacagaccttcaattaaaaataaacttgcagCTGTTTACAAAACAAGTCGaaaattttcaagtaaaaatttACCCCCCAAACCGCATATAAGTAACATATTTTCACAGAACAACGGAAGTGCCACTTCTTTGGAGGTCAACGTGTCCCTTGACTCATTGATTTCAATAGATCCCCATCAGCCATTCCTGCAGTTGGACAATGAAAATCAGAATCACAGTCTGGACCCTGACAAGAATACGCCAAGACCAAGAACAGCTGAGAATAAGAAGACTGAAAATCGGAATGATCCTTCTTTCCTTGTTAATAGCAATTGGAAGTGTTTTACAAGCTCGTACACCCAGAAGGAAGCCACCAGTCCCAGAAAAACTGCGGTGAAAGTGGAAAATATGCCAAGTCTTACAACCCTATTTCCAGATAAAACGGTAACCACAAGAAATAAGAATTCCCAAACATCTGATCTCAGGTTAGAAAGCAAAAGCCAGCCCATCTCCCCCAGTGCTACTACATCAGACCCACTGGATGATGAGAAAAGAAGAGCTAGCAGTCGTGCCTGCAGTCCATCCTTGCCACTTCTAACTGACAAAAACTCAAACACATATGTAAATAGCTGCTTGCAGGCAGACACATGTCCAGAACAAAACTTGACTTCCTGGACAGTGCTTGGTCGGTGTCAAAATACCTGTCAGTCTGCTAGCTTAAAAAATGCTAACTTGCATAGCCATCAGTTGCGCAAGAGTCATGCCAAAAGTCAGCGTGAGCGTCACCTTTCTGAGAGTATTTGTGCTCGAGATTCCTGTGAGACCTTCGCCTTGGGAAGCAATATTCTAACAAAAGATGGTATACATGGGAGGAGATTTAAATCTTACTCAGAGCTGTTGTCTtgtgatgaaaatgaaaactgggCATCGGACGATGAAAAATGTTACAGCGCTAGGAATTTGATGTATCCTTCGGTTGAATTTGGTATATTTGGCAAAGAACAACAGTTGGCTTTCCTGGAAAATATCAAGAGGTCACTCACAGAAGGGCGATTATGGAGACCTTGTCTTCTTAATAACCCTGGTGCTCTCAGAGATAGAGAGACCCCTTCTATAAAAAGGGCTGAGCTTTTGAGCTCAAGTTCTGCTGAGAGCAAAATGTCATCGGCTGCTTCATCCCCCCGAGAGCCGACTGATATCTATCGGGAAGACCCAGCAGCTTATTCGGACTCAGACAGTGATACCACTACCGATGATGAATACTACCTAGATGAGATAGATAAAGAATCGGAGCTATGA